A single Anopheles maculipalpis chromosome 3RL, idAnoMacuDA_375_x, whole genome shotgun sequence DNA region contains:
- the LOC126562565 gene encoding D-aspartate oxidase → MSICVVGAGVVGLTTALELQREMRNANVTILADRFEQDTCSDVAAGLFRPGTSFSGPTEEITRKWISDAYNHWDELRKTEHSARAGVCQLSGYIFSSRDPAIVRNHYIEKVLPMYRAATEQELQICPGEWKYGSFFTTILTECRLYQPWATERFLDNGGRIVTVALNNLQELHGKYDVVVNCTGLGAKRLCNDHKLVPIRGQVIKVRASWVKTAFYADFDTYIIPGIHGVTLGGCRNFDSYNTEVSRHDSAAIRERCEALLPSLKGAPVVRESVGLRPHRDPVRVEIELLSTSNGNLRVVHNYGHGGYGVTTAPGTAKYAVQLVRQALQSNSKL, encoded by the exons ATGAGTATATGCGTCGTTGGTGCCGGAGTCGTCGGTCTGACGACCGCGCTCGAGCTACAGCGTGAGATGCGGAACGCCAATGTCACCATACTGGCGGACCGGTTCGAGCAGGACACGTGCAGCGACGTTGCGGCTGGCCTATTTCGCCCCGGAACTAGCTTTTCCGGCCCGACAGAGGAAATAACCAG GAAATGGATTTCAGACGCGTACAACCACTGGGACGAACTTCGCAAGACGGAACATTCAGCCCGTGCCGGTGTGTGCCAGTTGTCGGGCTATATTTTTTCCAGCCGAGATCCTGCCATTGTTAGG AATCACTACATCGAAAAGGTCTTGCCGATGTATCGTGCTGCGACCGAGCAGGAACTTCAAATTTGTCCGGGCGAATGGAAGTATGGATCGTTCTTCACCACCATCCTTACCGAGTGCCGACTGTACCAACCGTGGGCGACCGAAAG GTTTCTTGACAATGGAGGACGGATTGTTACCGTTGCCTTGAACAACTTGCAGGAGCTGCACGGCAAGTACGATGTGGTCGTGAACTGTACCGGGCTCGGGGCCAAGCGGCTGTGCAACGACCATAAATTGGTTCCCATCCGAGGGCAGGTCATAAAGGTACGCGCTTCGTGGGTGAAGACGGCATTCTATGCGGACTTTGATACGTACATTATTCCGGGCATTCATGGTGTAACGCTCGGTGGATGCCGTAATTTCGATAGCTATAATACGGAGGTCTCTCGTCACGACTCGGCTGCGATTCGGGAGCGGTGTGAAGCGTTGCTGCCGAGCTTGAAAGGGGCACCCGTTGTAAGGGAGTCTGTTGGGCTGCGACCGCACCGTGATCCTGTACgcgttgaaattgaattactGTCTACATCAAACGGAAATCTGCGCGTGGTGCATAACTACGGCCATGGGGGATACGGGGTGACGACTGCACCGGGGACGGCAAAATATGCTGTCCAACTTGTAAGGCAAGCACTGCAATCCAACAGCAAACTGTAA
- the LOC126561676 gene encoding SRSF protein kinase 3, producing the protein MNIKPDTNRHVLTIQAKKKRHKTAKKKAKQQATAAVAAAAAAQAAAQNSNSYRSGQNQQSSATAASIGGGAFVGGGSEFHEDDDDHDDMILGTTSSGAVLVGGAAAMNDSQHSVSGAVPADTVRRGSKSAVHNQVAGLDGTTSSSNETIEQEDRDLDRDADGYTSEEEEQECRADYCRGGYHPVKLGDLFLQRYHVIRKLGWGHFSTVWLSWDLEEKRYVALKIVKSAQHFSETAKDEIHILKTILDADPTDQKRNKVVQLLNDFRITGVNGTHICMVFEVLGHNLLKLILKSNYRGIPLANVKSIIRQVLEGLDYLHTKCKIIHTDIKPENVLVCVNESYVRKLACEATEMHAMGCKLPISLISAAPPQFQEQPLNQNMSKAKKKKMKRKAKMQSELIRQQMEHIQQLEFGTSTGGLLENGTDGATTDVGKMVAAGSIGGGNSDEVGAGAGLKGGRTMALNNTVPATVTGSTNTTASNTTALSSPLERKEATETRRLLVNGTATSGASKESGGDAGTPSSGDEDRPTLTPCVSTLSSPSSSEGTTSSNNNDDVSSDRKLSPTRTLLEKDVDGDRDPKSPDKPCSSSVHSGTSASKLDISESVRKILSSVQESKDPAFEVCDIDVKIADLGNACWVDKHFTDDIQTRQYRSLEVIIGAGFDTSADIWSTACMAFELATGDFLFEPFSGKDYCRDDDHIAHIIELLGPIPKRIALSGKNSNHVFNSKGMLKNITGLKPWGLVDVLIEKYEWPEEDALEFSDFLKPMLDYDPRTRATAADCLRHSWLNH; encoded by the coding sequence atgaaCATAAAACCCGATACGAACCGACACGTACTGACGATACAGGCGAAGAAGAAACGTCATAAGACGGCGAAAAAGAAGGCGAAACAGCAGGCGACGGCagcagtggcggcggcggcggcggcgcaAGCAGCGGCGCAGAACAGCAATAGTTACAGGAGCGGCCAGAATCAGCAGTCGTCCGCAACGGCGGCATCCATTGGCGGTGGTGCCTTCGTGGGCGGTGGGTCAGAATTCcacgaggacgacgacgaccatgACGATATGATCCTGGGCACGACGTCGTCGGGCGCGGTGTTGGTCGGTGGTGCGGCAGCGATGAACGACAGTCAGCATTCGGTGTCGGGAGCCGTACCGGCGGACACGGTACGGCGTGGTTCGAAGTCAGCTGTGCACAACCAGGTGGCAGGGCTGGACGGGACCACGAGCTCATCGAACGAAACCATCGAGCAGGAGGACCGTGATCTGGATCGGGATGCGGATGGTTACACGAGCGAGGAGGAGGAACAGGAGTGCCGTGCCGATTACTGCCGGGGTGGCTATCATCCGGTGAAGTTGGGTGACCTATTTCTGCAGCGGTACCACGTGATCCGGAAGCTTGGCTGGGGTCACTTTTCGACCGTGTGGCTCAGCTGGGACCTTGAGGAGAAACGGTACGTAGCGCTGAAGATAGTCAAGTCGGCGCAACACTTTAGCGAAACGGCCAAGGACGAAATACACATTCTCAAGACGATACTGGACGCCGATCCGACCGACCAGAAGCGTAACAAGGTGGTGCAGCTGCTGAACGACTTCCGGATAACGGGCGTGAACGGTACGCACATATGCATGGTGTTCGAGGTGCTCGGGCACAATCTGCTGAAGCTCATTTTGAAATCGAATTACCGTGGCATCCCGCTAGCAAACGTGAAGTCAATCATCCGGCAGGTGCTCGAAGGGCTGGACTATCTGCACACGAAATGCAAGATCATCCATACGGACATCAAGCCGGAAAATGTGCTCGTGTGTGTAAACGAAAGTTACGTGCGTAAGTTGGCCTGCGAAGCGACAGAGATGCATGCAATGGGCTGCAAATTGCCGATTTCGCTGATCTCCGCTGCGCCACCCCAGTTCCAGGAGCAACCCTTGAATCAGAATATGAGCaaggcgaagaagaaaaagatgaagCGAAAGGCCAAGATGCAGTCCGAGCTGATACGGCAGCAAATGGAGCACATTCAGCAGCTAGAATTTGGCACTAGTACTGGGGGACTGTTGGAAAATGGAACCGATGGAGCGACAACGGATGTTGGCAAGATGGTGGCGGCGGGATCAATCGGTGGTGGAAATAGTGACGAAGTTGGTGCTGGTGCGGGATTGAAGGGTGGTCGTACAATGGCTCTTAACAATACGGTCCCTGCAACTGTCACGGGCAGCACTAACACGACTGCCTCTAATACTACGGCCCTTAGTTCTCCGCTAGAAAGGAAAGAGGCGACCGAAACGAGACGGTTGTTAGTTAACGGTACGGCAACTAGTGGGGCCAGTAAGGAGAGTGGTGGTGACGCAGGTACACCCTCGTCCGGGGATGAAGATCGGCCAACCCTGACGCCATGCGTATCGACACTTTCCAGTCCATCGAGTAGCGAGGGAACGACGTCTTCgaacaacaacgacgacgtCTCCAGTGACCGGAAATTGTCGCCCACCCGAACCTTGCTGGAGAAAGATGTGGACGGCGATAGGGATCCGAAATCGCCGGACAAACCATGCTCCTCGTCAGTGCATTCGGGTACTTCCGCCTCGAAGCTTGATATCAGTGAATCGGTGCGCAAAATACTGTCCTCGGTGCAGGAGAGTAAAGATCCGGCATTCGAAGTGTGTGACATTGACGTGAAGATTGCCGATCTCGGTAACGCGTGCTGGGTCGATAAGCATTTCACCGATGACATCCAGACGCGTCAGTACCGTTCGTTGGAGGTCATCATCGGTGCCGGGTTTGATACGTCGGCCGACATCTGGAGTACTGCCTGCATGGCATTCGAGCTTGCGACCGGTGACTTTCTGTTCGAACCGTTCTCGGGCAAAGATTACTGCCGGGACGATGATCACATCGCGCATATTATCGAACTGCTAGGACCAATCCCGAAACGTATCGCACTGTCGGGCAAGAATTCGAACCACGTGTTCAACTCGAAGGGAATGCTGAAAAACATTACCGGCCTTAAACCGTGGGGCCTGGTGGATGTGCTGATCGAGAAGTACGAGTGGCCGGAGGAGGATGCGCTGGAGTTCAGCGATTTTCTCAAACCGATGCTGGACTACGATCCGCGAACGCGTGCCACAGCTGCCGACTGTCTTCGTCATTCGTGGTTGAATCACTGA
- the LOC126561710 gene encoding DNA replication factor Cdt1 isoform X2, with protein MSQPTVASYFNTRKRAAHDALGGAGRTKSIEAPGKDNGSSSNFHDPAELGRRVTRASRAIKRIGPVDLDDKTKALITSAQPKLVSFIKKGNLSPQKRVHTASPSKCPVVPEKRIASPRKVDDVGASAPVEFSPRNNLNNVAKAPTKATVSRTLQMGKDKDSLSLADIRTKLLQHPRLPELKTKLNAVQSGLDKVERLRKERLEGKTKPSISPIVAAKNLQQFATLDVEVMVSPKKSIASPSKLLRTPTKDASNSLSPSKNVTPKRISALMSPIKDPAAGTPIQASPKKLPAYQRFHNLAEAGTPTLQLPFKYRTLLELFKCTDTVCSMFHNRKEQITFKKLKPAVQRMARKNFFESHLAQIQFLFPNAYSLSQEMTKNYGSATKHETYQLVIRPNIEQSAEPTKKQSEETDFIRTLPKQSVNPQALLERYQHFRRLLLEKTKDAHEAFLLSLDPPLNIARNKLVRWHVDFDLESCPDIEKADIPQPPNVERFSSAKDVLSTARNLFSCGTAMDRALARLEEKKKQETAIAGAVTQTTTTEPEDKKPIQVKEEHPASTATTLQTTADPAEHLLRNVPKALLEKIRAKQAAKALDQMTRRPSQEKEALKYSRLPEIARHLRNVFVTERKNVLPLETPVVKIENSYRGKLTLQELEEHIRMISQLVPFWLTLPEVRKVKYAKIAKDCEISKVLDVLERKANEAVQ; from the exons ATGTCGCAACCAACGGTCGCGTCTTACTTTAACACACGCAAACGCGCTGCGCATGATGCGCTAGGTGGTGCGGGCAGAACTAAG AGTATTGAAGCCCCCGGAAAGGACAATGGGTCGTCCAGCAATTTCCACGACCCGGCGGAACTGGGACGGCGTGTTACGCGTGCCTCGCGGGCCATCAAACGGATCGGTCCGGTTGACTTGGACGATAAAACCAAAGCGCTGATAACATCCGCGCAGCCGAAGCTGGTGTCCTTCATAAAGAAGGGCAATTTGTCACCGCAGAAACGCGTCCATACGGCTAGTCCTTCGAAGTGTCCGGTGGTGCCAGAGAAGAGGATCGCATCGCCAAGAAAGGTTGACGATGTTGGTGCCTCGGCACCGGTGGAATTTTCTCCCAGGAACAATCTAAACAATGTAGCTAAAGCACCCACAAAGGCTACAGTCTCCAGAACGTTGCAAATGGGAAAAGACAAGGATTCCCTATCGCTGGCAGACATTCGCACCAAGCTGCTGCAACATCCACGCCTACCGGAACTAAAGACGAAGCTAAATGCGGTACAGAGCGGTCTAGATAAGGTAGAACGTTTGCGGAAGGAACGtctggaaggaaaaactaagCCATCCATCTCGCCAATCGTGGCGGCAAAAAATTTACAGCAATTTGCAACTCTGGACGTGGAGGTGATGGTGAG CCCAAAGAAATCGATCGCCTCTCCTTCGAAGCTGCTTCGCACACCGACAAAGGATGCATCCAACTCGCTGTCCCCGTCGAAGAATGTGACACCCAAGCGCATATCGGCTCTGATGAGCCCGATTAAGGATCCTGCGGCCGGTACACCCATACAGGCCAGCCCGAAAAAGTTGCCCGCTTATCAGCGCTTCCACAATCTGGCCGAAGCAGGCACTCCTACGCTACAGCTACCATTCAAGTACCGTACGCTGTTGGAGCTGTTCAAGTGTACGGACACGGTCTGCTCCATGTTTCACAACCGCAAGGAGCAGATCACGTTTAAGAAGCTTAAGCCAGCTGTTCAGCGGATGgcaaggaaaaactttttcgagTCACATCTTGCCCAAATTCAGTTCCTCTTCCCAAACGCTTACAGCCTTAGCCAGGAAATGACAAAGAACTATGGATCGGCTACGAAGCACGAAACGTACCAGCTGGTGATCAGACCGAACATCGAGCAGAGCGCAGAACCGACCAAGAAGCAATCGGAGGAGACCGATTTTATTCGTACCCTACCGAAACAGTCCGTTAATCCGCAGGCTTTGCTCGAACGTTACCAACACTTTCGCCGTCTTCTGTTGGAAAAGACAAAGGACGCACACGAAGCGTTTCTGCTGAGTCTGGATCCACCGTTAAACATTGCGCGCAACAAGCTCGTCCGCTGGCACGTTGATTTCGATCTGGAAAGCTGTCCTGACATTGAGAAAGCAGATATACCGCAGCCTCCAAATGTGGAAAGGTTTTCTTCCGCCAAGGATGTCCTATCGACGGCAAGAAATCTATTCAGTTGTGGTACTGCAATGGATCGTGCATTGGCGCGATTGgaggagaaaaagaagcaagaaaCAGCAATAGCAGGAGCAGTCACACAAACGACGACTACCGAGCCGGAAGATAAAAAACCAATTCAGGTTAAAGAGGAACATCCTGCCAGCACAGCGACGACTTTGCAGACTACTGCCGACCCTGCGGAGCACTTGCTCCGAAACGTTCCAAAAGCACTGCTAGAGAAGATACGAGCTAAGCAGGCGGCTAAAGCGCTAGATCAAATGACTAGACGACCTTCACAGGAGAAGGAAGCGCTAAAGTATAGCCGTTTGCCGGAGATTGCTCGACACCTGCGGAACGTATTTGTAACCGAACGCAAGAACGTGCTGCCGCTCGAAACGCCTGTagttaaaattgaaaacagtTACCGTGGAAAACTAACCCTCCAGGAGCTAGAGGAGCACATCCGTATGATATCGCAGTTGGTACCGTTTTGGTTAACCTTGCCGGAGGTCCGAAAGGTAAAGTATGCTAAAATTGCTAAAGACTGTGAAATTTCGAAAGTTTTGGATGTGCTCGAGCGGAAAGCGAATGAAGCAGTCCAGTAG
- the LOC126561710 gene encoding DNA replication factor Cdt1 isoform X1: MSQPTVASYFNTRKRAAHDALGGAGRTKVLVLENSSAHTVKNLTNSSLNSDHGELRFVVANDNNFTLKSIEAPGKDNGSSSNFHDPAELGRRVTRASRAIKRIGPVDLDDKTKALITSAQPKLVSFIKKGNLSPQKRVHTASPSKCPVVPEKRIASPRKVDDVGASAPVEFSPRNNLNNVAKAPTKATVSRTLQMGKDKDSLSLADIRTKLLQHPRLPELKTKLNAVQSGLDKVERLRKERLEGKTKPSISPIVAAKNLQQFATLDVEVMVSPKKSIASPSKLLRTPTKDASNSLSPSKNVTPKRISALMSPIKDPAAGTPIQASPKKLPAYQRFHNLAEAGTPTLQLPFKYRTLLELFKCTDTVCSMFHNRKEQITFKKLKPAVQRMARKNFFESHLAQIQFLFPNAYSLSQEMTKNYGSATKHETYQLVIRPNIEQSAEPTKKQSEETDFIRTLPKQSVNPQALLERYQHFRRLLLEKTKDAHEAFLLSLDPPLNIARNKLVRWHVDFDLESCPDIEKADIPQPPNVERFSSAKDVLSTARNLFSCGTAMDRALARLEEKKKQETAIAGAVTQTTTTEPEDKKPIQVKEEHPASTATTLQTTADPAEHLLRNVPKALLEKIRAKQAAKALDQMTRRPSQEKEALKYSRLPEIARHLRNVFVTERKNVLPLETPVVKIENSYRGKLTLQELEEHIRMISQLVPFWLTLPEVRKVKYAKIAKDCEISKVLDVLERKANEAVQ; encoded by the exons ATGTCGCAACCAACGGTCGCGTCTTACTTTAACACACGCAAACGCGCTGCGCATGATGCGCTAGGTGGTGCGGGCAGAACTAAGGTACTGGTGCTGGAAAACTCTTCCGCCCATACGGTTAAAAACTTGACGAACAGTTCACTGAACTCGGATCACGGCGAGTTACGCTTCGTAGTTGCTAACGATAATAACTTTACTTTGAAGAGTATTGAAGCCCCCGGAAAGGACAATGGGTCGTCCAGCAATTTCCACGACCCGGCGGAACTGGGACGGCGTGTTACGCGTGCCTCGCGGGCCATCAAACGGATCGGTCCGGTTGACTTGGACGATAAAACCAAAGCGCTGATAACATCCGCGCAGCCGAAGCTGGTGTCCTTCATAAAGAAGGGCAATTTGTCACCGCAGAAACGCGTCCATACGGCTAGTCCTTCGAAGTGTCCGGTGGTGCCAGAGAAGAGGATCGCATCGCCAAGAAAGGTTGACGATGTTGGTGCCTCGGCACCGGTGGAATTTTCTCCCAGGAACAATCTAAACAATGTAGCTAAAGCACCCACAAAGGCTACAGTCTCCAGAACGTTGCAAATGGGAAAAGACAAGGATTCCCTATCGCTGGCAGACATTCGCACCAAGCTGCTGCAACATCCACGCCTACCGGAACTAAAGACGAAGCTAAATGCGGTACAGAGCGGTCTAGATAAGGTAGAACGTTTGCGGAAGGAACGtctggaaggaaaaactaagCCATCCATCTCGCCAATCGTGGCGGCAAAAAATTTACAGCAATTTGCAACTCTGGACGTGGAGGTGATGGTGAG CCCAAAGAAATCGATCGCCTCTCCTTCGAAGCTGCTTCGCACACCGACAAAGGATGCATCCAACTCGCTGTCCCCGTCGAAGAATGTGACACCCAAGCGCATATCGGCTCTGATGAGCCCGATTAAGGATCCTGCGGCCGGTACACCCATACAGGCCAGCCCGAAAAAGTTGCCCGCTTATCAGCGCTTCCACAATCTGGCCGAAGCAGGCACTCCTACGCTACAGCTACCATTCAAGTACCGTACGCTGTTGGAGCTGTTCAAGTGTACGGACACGGTCTGCTCCATGTTTCACAACCGCAAGGAGCAGATCACGTTTAAGAAGCTTAAGCCAGCTGTTCAGCGGATGgcaaggaaaaactttttcgagTCACATCTTGCCCAAATTCAGTTCCTCTTCCCAAACGCTTACAGCCTTAGCCAGGAAATGACAAAGAACTATGGATCGGCTACGAAGCACGAAACGTACCAGCTGGTGATCAGACCGAACATCGAGCAGAGCGCAGAACCGACCAAGAAGCAATCGGAGGAGACCGATTTTATTCGTACCCTACCGAAACAGTCCGTTAATCCGCAGGCTTTGCTCGAACGTTACCAACACTTTCGCCGTCTTCTGTTGGAAAAGACAAAGGACGCACACGAAGCGTTTCTGCTGAGTCTGGATCCACCGTTAAACATTGCGCGCAACAAGCTCGTCCGCTGGCACGTTGATTTCGATCTGGAAAGCTGTCCTGACATTGAGAAAGCAGATATACCGCAGCCTCCAAATGTGGAAAGGTTTTCTTCCGCCAAGGATGTCCTATCGACGGCAAGAAATCTATTCAGTTGTGGTACTGCAATGGATCGTGCATTGGCGCGATTGgaggagaaaaagaagcaagaaaCAGCAATAGCAGGAGCAGTCACACAAACGACGACTACCGAGCCGGAAGATAAAAAACCAATTCAGGTTAAAGAGGAACATCCTGCCAGCACAGCGACGACTTTGCAGACTACTGCCGACCCTGCGGAGCACTTGCTCCGAAACGTTCCAAAAGCACTGCTAGAGAAGATACGAGCTAAGCAGGCGGCTAAAGCGCTAGATCAAATGACTAGACGACCTTCACAGGAGAAGGAAGCGCTAAAGTATAGCCGTTTGCCGGAGATTGCTCGACACCTGCGGAACGTATTTGTAACCGAACGCAAGAACGTGCTGCCGCTCGAAACGCCTGTagttaaaattgaaaacagtTACCGTGGAAAACTAACCCTCCAGGAGCTAGAGGAGCACATCCGTATGATATCGCAGTTGGTACCGTTTTGGTTAACCTTGCCGGAGGTCCGAAAGGTAAAGTATGCTAAAATTGCTAAAGACTGTGAAATTTCGAAAGTTTTGGATGTGCTCGAGCGGAAAGCGAATGAAGCAGTCCAGTAG